One window from the genome of Acinetobacter sp. LoGeW2-3 encodes:
- a CDS encoding tyrosine-type recombinase/integrase, with amino-acid sequence MHPNELLLIWLKEREIQNQSKHTLQAYERDVSDFLNFCQRNALALADVESTDLRQFMAEKVEQQGLSSSSLQRLLSAIRQFMKWAEQAQHLSFNPADDFQLKRQSRPLPGMVDIETINQILDQPEPEGEVQQQMWKRDKAILELLYSSGLRLAEVQGLRIKDIDFNRQLLRITGKGNKTRIVPFGSKAKDSVMAWLQIYPLWNGDFVPEANVFITQKGNLLGARQIENRVKLQAQRAGVNVDLHPHLLRHCFASHMLSNSRDLRAVQEMLGHNNLTTTQIYTHVDFDHLAQIYDQAHPRAQHKPENS; translated from the coding sequence ATGCATCCCAATGAATTATTACTGATCTGGCTGAAAGAACGGGAAATTCAGAACCAGTCCAAACATACCTTACAAGCTTATGAGCGTGATGTTTCCGACTTTCTGAATTTTTGTCAGCGGAATGCTTTAGCACTTGCTGATGTTGAATCGACTGATTTGCGCCAGTTTATGGCGGAAAAGGTCGAGCAACAGGGCCTAAGTTCCAGCAGTTTACAACGTTTACTTTCAGCAATTCGTCAGTTTATGAAATGGGCCGAACAGGCACAGCATCTCAGCTTTAATCCGGCAGATGACTTTCAGTTGAAAAGACAATCGCGTCCTTTACCCGGTATGGTCGACATTGAAACCATTAACCAGATTCTGGATCAGCCCGAACCTGAAGGTGAAGTGCAGCAGCAGATGTGGAAACGCGATAAGGCAATTCTGGAGCTGCTTTATTCCAGTGGATTACGTTTGGCTGAAGTGCAAGGTCTAAGAATTAAAGATATCGATTTCAACCGTCAACTGCTTCGAATTACGGGTAAAGGGAATAAAACCCGTATTGTGCCATTTGGTTCCAAGGCCAAAGACAGCGTCATGGCCTGGTTGCAAATTTATCCTCTATGGAATGGCGACTTTGTGCCAGAAGCAAATGTTTTTATTACCCAGAAAGGGAATCTACTAGGAGCAAGACAGATTGAAAACCGGGTCAAGTTGCAGGCGCAACGTGCAGGCGTTAATGTTGACTTGCATCCGCATTTGCTGCGTCATTGTTTTGCCAGTCATATGTTGTCGAATAGCCGGGACTTACGTGCTGTGCAGGAAATGCTAGGACATAATAATCTGACCACAACCCAGATTTATACGCATGTCGATTTTGATCATCTAGCACAGATTTATGATCAGGCGCATCCACGGGCACAACATAAACCTGAAAATTCTTAA
- a CDS encoding Lrp/AsnC family transcriptional regulator — translation MKISSKSIRVKLDRIDKNIIQHLQANGRIQNNDLAREIGLSPSSCLRRVKLLEDAGVIQSYTTIVDQQKIGFQLILFSRIWLVGQDAETIDTFIEAMKELPQVMECYIILGECDAMLKVVVPDLESYRKFQSTHLTKKNGITSVKTDLPSQIIKQSFQLPLDDL, via the coding sequence ATGAAGATATCTTCCAAGTCTATTCGAGTAAAACTCGATCGTATTGATAAAAATATCATTCAGCACTTGCAAGCCAATGGCCGGATTCAGAATAACGATCTGGCAAGGGAAATTGGTCTTTCGCCTTCTTCCTGCTTGCGCCGGGTCAAACTGCTTGAAGATGCCGGCGTAATTCAAAGCTATACTACTATCGTGGATCAGCAAAAAATTGGCTTTCAGCTGATTTTATTTTCTCGTATCTGGCTGGTGGGTCAGGATGCTGAAACTATTGATACCTTTATTGAAGCGATGAAGGAATTACCGCAAGTCATGGAGTGCTATATTATTTTGGGTGAATGTGATGCGATGCTAAAAGTCGTGGTACCAGATCTGGAAAGTTATCGTAAGTTCCAGTCCACGCATCTGACCAAGAAGAATGGCATTACCAGCGTCAAAACAGATTTACCCAGCCAGATTATCAAGCAGAGTTTTCAGCTGCCGTTGGATGACCTTTAA
- a CDS encoding LysE family translocator yields MSVFALFALTVLPLIFTPGPDMLFILSQVMGKDAKAGMMATVGVCSGYLVHSILVALGIAAIIVSFPILFETIRWLGIAYLLFLAFSLVKSVFSKNKLTIEKKTSSNPVKKGFFTALLNPKGMLIYFAILPQFIDKSGNTVSQGLILSFIFIGMIFVVYCALSLLFARLIRSTEIDERKQKWIDGTSGGLLALAASWLIIN; encoded by the coding sequence ATGTCTGTATTTGCACTCTTTGCACTGACCGTGCTCCCCCTAATTTTTACACCTGGACCAGATATGCTATTTATCCTGTCTCAAGTGATGGGTAAAGATGCAAAAGCAGGCATGATGGCAACTGTAGGGGTGTGCTCAGGTTATTTGGTGCATTCAATTTTGGTGGCACTGGGGATTGCAGCAATCATTGTTTCTTTCCCAATTTTGTTTGAGACCATTCGCTGGTTAGGGATAGCTTATCTATTATTTCTGGCATTTAGTCTGGTTAAATCGGTATTCAGTAAAAATAAGCTGACCATTGAAAAGAAAACATCCAGCAATCCGGTAAAAAAAGGTTTCTTTACTGCACTACTGAATCCAAAAGGCATGCTAATTTACTTTGCGATTCTGCCGCAATTTATAGATAAAAGCGGAAACACAGTCAGCCAAGGTTTGATTCTTTCTTTTATCTTTATTGGAATGATCTTTGTGGTGTACTGTGCCTTGAGCCTTTTGTTTGCCCGACTGATCCGTTCGACTGAGATTGATGAGCGTAAGCAAAAATGGATTGATGGCACTTCTGGCGGTTTGCTGGCGCTTGCTGCATCATGGCTCATCATTAATTAA
- a CDS encoding electron transfer flavoprotein subunit beta/FixA family protein, whose product MKALVAVKRVVDANVKVRVKPDNSGVDLTNVKMSINPFCEIAVEEAVRLKEKGTVSEIVVVSIGPKEAQEQIRSSMALGADRGILVEADDSQLGALEVAKILKGVVDAEQPQLILLGKQAIDDDSNQVGQMLGALLGAGQGTFASEVKVEGDKVQVTREIDGGLQTVELNLPAIITTDLRLNEPRYAALPNIMKARKKPLDTKSPADFGVTTTTKLKTVKVESPAERKAGVQVKSVDELVEKLKNEAKVI is encoded by the coding sequence ATGAAGGCTCTTGTTGCTGTAAAACGTGTGGTTGATGCCAACGTTAAAGTTCGTGTTAAACCGGACAACAGTGGTGTTGACTTAACAAACGTTAAAATGTCAATTAACCCATTCTGTGAAATCGCAGTGGAAGAAGCGGTTCGTTTAAAAGAAAAAGGAACTGTTTCAGAAATCGTTGTTGTTTCTATTGGTCCTAAAGAAGCTCAAGAACAAATCCGTTCTTCTATGGCTCTTGGTGCTGACCGCGGTATCCTAGTTGAAGCTGATGACAGCCAATTAGGTGCTCTTGAAGTAGCAAAAATTCTTAAAGGCGTTGTTGACGCTGAACAACCACAATTGATCCTTCTTGGTAAACAAGCAATTGATGACGACTCTAACCAGGTTGGGCAGATGCTTGGTGCACTTTTAGGTGCAGGCCAAGGTACTTTCGCTTCTGAAGTGAAAGTTGAAGGCGACAAAGTACAAGTGACTCGTGAAATCGACGGTGGTTTACAAACTGTTGAATTGAACCTGCCAGCAATCATTACCACTGACTTACGTTTGAACGAGCCACGTTATGCTGCTCTTCCAAACATCATGAAAGCGCGTAAAAAACCGCTTGATACTAAGTCTCCTGCAGATTTCGGGGTTACCACTACAACTAAACTGAAAACAGTGAAAGTTGAATCTCCTGCAGAGCGTAAAGCTGGCGTACAAGTGAAATCTGTAGACGAACTTGTAGAAAAATTGAAAAACGAAGCGAAAGTGATCTAA
- a CDS encoding electron transfer flavoprotein subunit alpha/FixB family protein: protein MSILVIAEHDNKALNAATLNVVAAAQKIGGDITVLVAGSGAQAVADQAAKVAGVSKVLLADDAAYANQLAENVAKLVAELGKGYSHILAASTTTGKNILPRAAALLDVSMITDVIAVDSANTFKRPIYAGNAIATVESSESVVVATVRGTAFDPVAAEGGSAAVEAATATGDAGISKFINEEIVKSERPELTAARIVVSGGRGVGSGENYHKILDPLADKLGAAQGASRAAVDAGFVPNDMQVGQTGKIVAPDLYIAVGISGAIQHLAGMKESKVIVAINKDEEAPINAVADYWLVGDLNTVIPELVSKV from the coding sequence ATGAGTATTTTAGTTATCGCTGAGCACGACAACAAAGCATTAAACGCTGCTACTTTAAACGTTGTTGCTGCGGCGCAAAAAATCGGTGGTGATATCACTGTATTAGTTGCTGGTTCTGGCGCTCAAGCAGTTGCTGATCAAGCAGCTAAAGTTGCGGGCGTAAGCAAAGTATTGCTTGCTGACGACGCTGCTTATGCAAACCAATTGGCTGAAAACGTTGCTAAATTAGTTGCAGAATTAGGTAAAGGCTACAGCCACATCCTTGCTGCTTCTACAACAACTGGCAAAAACATTCTGCCACGTGCAGCTGCTTTGCTAGACGTAAGCATGATCACTGACGTGATTGCGGTTGATTCTGCAAATACATTCAAGCGTCCAATCTACGCAGGTAACGCGATTGCAACTGTAGAATCTTCTGAATCAGTTGTAGTTGCAACTGTTCGTGGTACTGCATTTGATCCAGTTGCTGCTGAAGGTGGTTCAGCTGCGGTTGAAGCTGCTACCGCGACTGGTGATGCTGGTATTTCTAAGTTCATTAATGAAGAAATCGTTAAATCTGAACGTCCTGAATTAACAGCTGCTCGTATCGTTGTTTCTGGTGGTCGTGGTGTTGGTTCTGGTGAAAACTACCATAAAATCCTTGATCCACTAGCAGACAAACTTGGTGCAGCTCAAGGTGCATCTCGTGCCGCAGTTGATGCTGGTTTCGTTCCTAACGATATGCAGGTTGGTCAAACTGGTAAGATCGTTGCACCTGACCTGTACATCGCTGTAGGTATCTCTGGTGCGATCCAGCACTTGGCAGGTATGAAAGAGTCTAAAGTGATCGTTGCAATCAACAAAGACGAAGAAGCACCAATTAATGCAGTAGCTGACTACTGGTTAGTAGGTGACTTGAACACTGTTATTCCAGAATTAGTATCTAAAGTCTAA
- the gyrA gene encoding DNA gyrase subunit A, producing the protein MSVSEIRPIAIEDELKSSYLDYAMSVIVSRALPDVRDGLKPVHRRVLFAMHELGNDYNKAYKKSARVVGDVIGKYHPHGDSAVYETIVRMAQDFSLRYQLVDGQGNFGSVDGDSAAAMRYTEVRMRKLTHELLADLEKDTVEWEDNYDGSERIPQVMPTRVPNLLINGVAGIAVGMATNMAPHNMTEVINACLAYANDPNISIEGLMEHISGPDFPTGGIIYGKSGIVDAYRTGKGRLHIRGKYHIEEDAKSGRTTIVFTEIPYQVNKAKTIERIAELVKEKKLEGISELRDESDKEGMRIAIDLKRGENAEVIVNNLFQNTQLENSFSINMVCLDNGQPKLMNLKDIIAAFIRHRQEVVTRRTMFELRKARERGHILEGLTVALANIDQIIETIKTSANPTEARERLQAGEWAAGGVAALLEKAGAVSVRPDEIEGEDPNRPFGIDGDVYRLSPTQVNAIMELRLHRLTGLEQDKLQAEYSEILAQIAEYTAILNDFNLLMNVIREELALILQQYGDARKTDIVESRIDFSREDLIPEEQMVLTVSKTGYAKTQPLSDYAAQRRGGRGKSATSMKEDDYIQHMVVTSNHATVLCFTNVGKVYRLKVYEVPQASRGAKGRPMVNLLPLDDNETITAILPVIDAPKKFKERLADFKAFVKANAAQLQSNEVINSHFAALEAALAESEDGADDISDALRVQLKELGLALSTTDLDDDIINDFAQQAEAVRKNFYVFMATEYGTIKRVELEQFSNVRSNGLRAIELNGDDTLIGVAITDGEQQIMLFSNEGKAIRFAETDVRSMGRSAKGVRGMRVTIGASQVEDTEDADVESDDEDATEANFISRIVSLVVVPETGEVLCASANGYGKRTPVDDFPTKKRGGKGVIAIKTSERNGELVGAVAIDASKELMLISDGGTLVRTRASEVAQTGRNAQGVRLIRLAEDEKLVGVEAIEAVEDEELELLEETEVSEDNLAETPNAVDAAQDDENKAED; encoded by the coding sequence ATGAGCGTATCGGAAATTAGACCGATTGCCATTGAGGATGAACTTAAAAGCTCATATCTCGATTATGCGATGAGCGTGATTGTGTCACGTGCATTGCCAGATGTACGAGATGGTTTAAAACCGGTTCATCGTCGTGTGCTTTTCGCAATGCACGAATTAGGCAATGACTATAACAAAGCATATAAAAAATCTGCACGTGTAGTCGGTGACGTAATCGGTAAATATCACCCGCATGGTGATTCTGCCGTTTATGAAACCATTGTCCGTATGGCACAGGACTTTAGCTTGCGTTACCAGTTGGTAGATGGCCAAGGTAACTTTGGTTCTGTCGATGGCGATAGTGCAGCGGCAATGCGTTATACCGAAGTGCGTATGCGTAAGCTGACCCATGAGCTCCTTGCTGATCTTGAAAAAGATACTGTGGAATGGGAAGACAACTACGACGGTTCTGAGCGTATTCCTCAAGTCATGCCAACGCGTGTACCGAACTTGCTCATTAACGGTGTTGCCGGTATTGCGGTAGGTATGGCGACCAACATGGCACCGCATAACATGACTGAAGTCATTAATGCCTGCCTGGCTTATGCCAATGATCCAAATATCAGCATTGAAGGGCTGATGGAACACATCTCTGGTCCAGACTTCCCTACAGGCGGCATTATCTACGGTAAATCTGGCATCGTGGATGCCTATCGTACCGGTAAAGGCCGTTTGCATATTCGTGGTAAATACCACATCGAAGAAGATGCAAAATCTGGCCGTACCACAATTGTGTTCACTGAAATTCCTTATCAGGTCAACAAAGCGAAAACGATTGAACGTATCGCTGAGTTGGTAAAAGAGAAAAAACTCGAAGGGATCTCTGAACTTCGTGACGAATCTGATAAAGAAGGGATGCGTATTGCGATTGACCTGAAGCGTGGTGAAAACGCTGAAGTGATCGTGAATAACCTGTTCCAGAATACCCAGTTAGAAAACTCTTTCAGCATCAACATGGTCTGCCTGGACAATGGCCAGCCGAAGTTGATGAACCTGAAAGACATCATTGCGGCGTTCATCCGTCACCGTCAAGAAGTGGTAACACGTCGTACTATGTTCGAACTGCGCAAAGCGCGTGAACGTGGCCATATCTTGGAAGGTTTGACAGTTGCGTTAGCCAACATCGACCAGATCATTGAAACCATCAAGACTTCTGCAAACCCAACTGAAGCGCGTGAGCGTTTACAGGCAGGTGAGTGGGCAGCAGGTGGTGTTGCAGCGTTGCTTGAAAAAGCAGGTGCGGTTTCTGTACGTCCTGACGAAATTGAAGGCGAAGATCCAAACCGTCCGTTCGGTATTGATGGCGATGTATATCGCTTATCACCGACACAAGTTAATGCGATCATGGAACTTCGTCTGCATCGCTTAACTGGCCTTGAGCAAGATAAGCTGCAAGCTGAATATTCTGAAATTCTTGCGCAAATCGCTGAATACACTGCCATCTTAAATGACTTTAATTTATTGATGAACGTGATTCGTGAAGAACTTGCATTGATTCTTCAGCAATATGGCGATGCTCGTAAGACTGATATCGTTGAATCTCGTATCGACTTCTCTCGTGAAGATCTGATTCCTGAAGAGCAAATGGTTCTGACCGTTTCAAAAACTGGTTATGCGAAAACTCAACCATTGTCTGACTACGCTGCTCAACGTCGTGGCGGTCGTGGTAAGTCTGCAACCAGCATGAAAGAAGACGATTACATCCAGCATATGGTGGTCACTTCGAACCATGCAACTGTACTCTGCTTCACTAATGTCGGTAAGGTTTACCGTCTGAAAGTCTACGAAGTGCCACAAGCATCTCGTGGTGCCAAAGGTCGTCCAATGGTGAACTTGTTGCCGCTGGATGACAACGAAACCATTACTGCAATCTTGCCAGTAATTGATGCACCGAAGAAATTCAAAGAACGTTTGGCTGATTTCAAAGCATTTGTAAAAGCCAATGCTGCACAGCTACAAAGTAATGAAGTGATCAATAGTCACTTTGCTGCGCTAGAAGCTGCACTTGCTGAATCTGAAGATGGGGCAGATGACATTTCTGATGCACTTCGTGTTCAGTTGAAAGAACTTGGCTTAGCGCTTTCTACGACTGATCTTGATGATGACATCATTAATGACTTCGCACAGCAAGCAGAAGCTGTTCGTAAGAACTTCTATGTGTTTATGGCAACCGAGTACGGTACGATTAAACGTGTAGAACTGGAACAATTCTCGAATGTTCGTTCAAACGGTTTACGTGCGATTGAACTGAATGGCGATGACACCTTAATTGGTGTTGCGATTACTGATGGTGAACAGCAAATCATGTTGTTCTCGAACGAAGGTAAAGCCATCCGTTTCGCAGAAACTGATGTACGTTCAATGGGTCGTTCAGCCAAAGGTGTACGCGGTATGCGCGTAACGATTGGTGCTTCTCAAGTTGAAGATACAGAAGATGCAGATGTTGAATCTGATGATGAAGATGCAACTGAAGCAAACTTCATTAGCCGTATCGTCTCTCTAGTCGTTGTACCTGAAACCGGTGAAGTGCTGTGTGCATCTGCAAACGGTTATGGTAAACGTACCCCAGTCGATGACTTCCCAACTAAAAAACGTGGCGGTAAAGGTGTGATTGCGATCAAGACCTCTGAACGTAACGGTGAGCTGGTGGGTGCAGTTGCAATTGACGCTTCTAAAGAGCTGATGCTGATTTCTGATGGCGGTACTTTAGTGCGTACTCGCGCATCTGAAGTGGCACAAACTGGCCGTAATGCACAAGGTGTTCGTCTGATCCGTCTGGCTGAAGATGAAAAACTGGTTGGCGTAGAAGCGATTGAAGCCGTTGAAGATGAAGAATTAGAATTGTTGGAAGAGACAGAAGTTTCTGAAGATAATCTGGCTGAAACTCCTAATGCTGTAGATGCAGCGCAGGATGACGAGAATAAAGCTGAAGACTAA
- a CDS encoding DUF4878 domain-containing protein, with translation MKTKLMLLAGLSVLAGCSNNAKQVPDPSAAQVQAAEIAYKDLRDGKYEEFLSYLDPKLQQYFQENQKTMKKFSHSIPEGEYKSKTLMVKTFVEGTGKLSEYKVSYEIAYPNNLVQYDVSFDKPNGSAKIQNFYIRVYGE, from the coding sequence ATGAAAACTAAATTGATGTTACTGGCTGGGTTATCCGTTCTTGCTGGGTGTAGTAATAATGCTAAGCAAGTCCCTGATCCAAGTGCAGCACAAGTGCAGGCGGCGGAAATCGCCTATAAAGATCTCCGTGATGGTAAGTATGAAGAATTTTTGAGTTATCTAGATCCGAAGCTACAGCAATATTTTCAGGAAAATCAGAAAACCATGAAGAAGTTTTCACATTCCATTCCTGAAGGTGAATACAAGTCTAAGACCTTAATGGTTAAAACTTTTGTCGAAGGAACTGGTAAGCTAAGCGAGTATAAGGTGAGCTATGAAATTGCTTACCCTAACAATCTGGTGCAATACGATGTCAGCTTTGATAAGCCAAATGGCAGCGCTAAAATTCAGAACTTTTATATTCGCGTGTATGGGGAATAA